TTTTCTTCACAGACTCATCCTCCCTCAAAAAATCGGCTTTATTTTTTTAATAAGCGATAACCTGTCAAACAAGTAGCAAATAAACAAATAGCAAACGATACGGTAAATGTAACGTGCATACCATAAACGAACAACTGAGGTTGATCTGCTAGGTATGTCGTTACCTTGAATCCAGCTTTTGAACTCATTGCCCAATATAAAATTGTTGTAGCAAAGGAAATTCCAAAAACCATCCCTAAATTACGAGCTAATGAATTCATACTCCCTGCAATCCCTAATTGATCTTTAGGGACTGATGACATCACAATTGCATTGTTTGGTGATTGGAATAAGGCACTTCCTAAGCCCATCAAGCCAGTTAAGACAGCAAACCAAATGAGATTGGTATCTACTCCAATAAATATATAGGCTAATTGAACGAGCGTTAATACTGCCAAACCAATAAATGTTAAAATTTCTGCTCCAATTTTATCTGATAAGCTCCCACTAATTGGAGCTGCAATGACCATAACCATTGGGAAAACCATCAATAATAAACCAGCTTGGCTAGGTGGTAAACTCAAGGTTCCTTGTAAATAAAAAGGCATCATAACATTAAAGAAAAAATTGGTGACAAAAATTAAAAAAGCACACAGTAGACTAATTGAAAATAAACTATTCTTAAACAAACCAAAATGAACAAGTGGCTTTTCTACCTTATTTTCAATTCGGATAAAGGCAATAAAACTAATCACAGCGATACTAAACATCCCTATTACTATACCATGAAGAAAACCGATTTCTTGACCAATAAAAATACCGATAAATAATGTTCCAATAAATAAAGCAAATGCTAAAAATCCTGCATAATCAATTTTTTCCTCTTTTAAAAATAAATCTTTTGGCAATATTTTCATACCCATAAAAATAGTAATTAATCCTACTGGTACATTAATTAAAAAAATGGATGACCAGTCAAAATGCGCTAATAAGATTCCACCGATTCCAGGGCCAGCAATACTACCTAGCGAAACAAATGAACCCATTAATCCTAACGCTTTGCCACGTTCCTTGATAGGGAAAATCTCTGTAATAATCCCATAATTAGCTGACATTGTCATACTCGCTCCAATCGCTTGAATGATTCTTGCCACTAATAAAAAGCCTAAATTAATCTCAATCCCACACAGTAAAGAACCTAAAACAAAAATAAACGTTCCCCACCGAAAAACTTTAATCTTGCCAATCAAATCCCCAATCTTACCAAATAGTAAAATGAGAATACAAACGGTCATTAAGTATACTGAAACAATCCATTCTGATTGATTCATAGGTACTCCTAATCGCTCTGAAATCACTGGAATTGCTATGTTAACAATGCTTCCATCTAATGTCGACATAAATGTAAATAAACCGACTGCAACTAAGATTAACCATCTATTTTTTTGGACTTTTGGGTCCATTTGATAACTTTGAATCACATTTCCCATCTTTCTTACCCCTTTCAATTTCCTTTTACATTATACCACCTTTCAGAAATTTTTCATGGTGCCTTTTTTTTAAATAACAAGATTATCCATCGACAAAAAATAAATAGCCACGATTCTTAAAAGAAAGAATCCTGACTATTTACTCCATCAGATTATATTGCTTCTGGTTTTCCATCTGCTATTCTTGTCACTATACGACGCATTAAATGATACAATGGAACGACTGTTGCCAATAATGGAACAGCAAAAAGTAACAATTGTATATTGAACAAACTTACAAGTGAAAAAACAGAACCAAAGAAAATAAAAATAATTAAAAATAACGCAATTAAGCTGGCAATCATAGCCATTATTTTTCGATCAAGCGGTCTTGAAATATGAATTAACGCGGTAAAACAAACTGCCCCAGTTAATAAAACACTTAAAGTTGACGTTGTAGAAAAACTTAAATTTAACATTTTTCCTACTACTAGAATCGTTAAAATATAAATTACAACAGTTAAGCCTGCAGAAAACGCTGGTTTTAATACATTTTTCAGAAATCCACCTTTGATTTGGCTATAATTAGGACGTAATGCCAAAAAGAAGGATGGAATACCAACGGTTAACGCGTTAATTGGACTTAATTGAATGGGTTCAAACGGATATGCTGTCCGTAAAAAAATGAAAATAACAGCTAAAACAGCCGAATAAACTGTTTTTGTTAGGTATAAAGACGCAACTCGTTGGATATTATTCACAACTCGCCGACCTTCCATAACCACTCCCACCATCGAATCAAAATTAGAGTCCAATAAAACAAAATCAGAAACACCTTTTGCAGCGTCACTTCCTTCAGCCATCGCAATACTACAATCAGCTTCTTTTAACGCTAAAATATCATTTACGCCGTCACCTGTCATACCCACGGTGTGTCCAGCTTTTTTCATTGCTTTAACCAATTCACGTTTTTGAGTTGGGCTAACACGCCCAAAAACAGTGTGGGCTTCAGCGATTTCGGTTAAATCACTGTCCTCTTCTATTTTACTCATGTCAATAAATCGATCCCCATTTGCTACGCCAGCTCTTTTCGCAATCTGCGAAACTGTTTTGGGATTATCCCCAGAAATCATTCTAACTTCTACTCCTTGTTGCTCAAAATAAGCTAATGTAGCCGGAGCCTCAGGTCGAATAGTATCTTCCATAAAGACCAAACCAATCAAGTTTAAATCATCTGGTAAATGATTACTTGCTAACGGTTCTTGACTAGCCGCAAAAGCTAATACACGGTTCCCACTTTCAATTGCTTCATTTATTTTAAGTTGAATCTCTACAGGTAATTCCGCAAATAAGTACTCAGGAGCTCCCATAATATAGGTTCCTTCCCCCTCAAATGTGGCACCACTCCATTTACGAATAGATGAAAAGGGTACTGCTCGTGTCAAATTCCACGAAAAATTTTTTTCTACTGCTTTTTGCAAAGCTAAACTGGTTGAATTGTCATCTTGTAATCCCTCAACAAGGTTACTAATTATTTTCTCTAGCTCTTCTTTAGTTGTCTTTTGATAAGGTAAAAGATTAATTACTTTTAAGTTCCCATCGGTAATAGTTCCAGTCTTATCTAAACATAATAAATCAACTCGAGCTAGTGTTTCAATAGAACCCATCGTCTTAACTAAGACTTTACGTTTCGTTAAATTGATCACACCCACAGCTAATGCAATTGACGTAATCAAGATCAGCCCTTCTGGAATCATCCCAATAATCGCTGCAGCAGTCCCTAAGATAGCCTGTTCAATTGTAATCATATTTCCCATGTAATTTGAAAAGAATAACAGACCCCCAATAGGAATAATCGCAAATGTCAGCATTTTAATAATTCTTTTTAAGGTTTTAACTAATTCGCTATATATTTCTTTTCCTTTTTTAGCTTCCAAAGCAATTTTAGAAGAATAACTTTCCTCTCCTACTTTGGTCGCTTTAACCAATGCATTTCCACTAATCACGTAACTACCAGATAAAACTTCTGAATCTGTCCATTTATTGACTGGATCTGCTTCACCAGTTAATTGCGACTCATCTAATTCAAGTCCTTCTGTTTCAATCACGATTCCATCGACACACAATTGCTCTCCACGACGAACTATCATCAGATCATCTTGCACAAGCTCATGCTGTTGAATCTGAACGTGACTACCATTTCTAATAACCGTTATCTTAGCTTGATTTAACAAGCTCAACTGATCCACATTTCGCTTAGCTCGGATTTCTTGAAAAATACCAATACAAGTATTCGCTACAATAACTCCCAAAAAAATTAAGTTTTTGTAACTTCCTGTATATATAATAAAACCTGCAATGACAATATTTATAAAGTTAAAAAGT
This Carnobacterium maltaromaticum DSM 20342 DNA region includes the following protein-coding sequences:
- a CDS encoding MFS transporter; the encoded protein is MGNVIQSYQMDPKVQKNRWLILVAVGLFTFMSTLDGSIVNIAIPVISERLGVPMNQSEWIVSVYLMTVCILILLFGKIGDLIGKIKVFRWGTFIFVLGSLLCGIEINLGFLLVARIIQAIGASMTMSANYGIITEIFPIKERGKALGLMGSFVSLGSIAGPGIGGILLAHFDWSSIFLINVPVGLITIFMGMKILPKDLFLKEEKIDYAGFLAFALFIGTLFIGIFIGQEIGFLHGIVIGMFSIAVISFIAFIRIENKVEKPLVHFGLFKNSLFSISLLCAFLIFVTNFFFNVMMPFYLQGTLSLPPSQAGLLLMVFPMVMVIAAPISGSLSDKIGAEILTFIGLAVLTLVQLAYIFIGVDTNLIWFAVLTGLMGLGSALFQSPNNAIVMSSVPKDQLGIAGSMNSLARNLGMVFGISFATTILYWAMSSKAGFKVTTYLADQPQLFVYGMHVTFTVSFAICLFATCLTGYRLLKK
- a CDS encoding cation-translocating P-type ATPase — its product is MEAKVQQVGLTTEEVASRLARGENNKPLEPMTKSFKSIFYDNICTLFNFINIVIAGFIIYTGSYKNLIFLGVIVANTCIGIFQEIRAKRNVDQLSLLNQAKITVIRNGSHVQIQQHELVQDDLMIVRRGEQLCVDGIVIETEGLELDESQLTGEADPVNKWTDSEVLSGSYVISGNALVKATKVGEESYSSKIALEAKKGKEIYSELVKTLKRIIKMLTFAIIPIGGLLFFSNYMGNMITIEQAILGTAAAIIGMIPEGLILITSIALAVGVINLTKRKVLVKTMGSIETLARVDLLCLDKTGTITDGNLKVINLLPYQKTTKEELEKIISNLVEGLQDDNSTSLALQKAVEKNFSWNLTRAVPFSSIRKWSGATFEGEGTYIMGAPEYLFAELPVEIQLKINEAIESGNRVLAFAASQEPLASNHLPDDLNLIGLVFMEDTIRPEAPATLAYFEQQGVEVRMISGDNPKTVSQIAKRAGVANGDRFIDMSKIEEDSDLTEIAEAHTVFGRVSPTQKRELVKAMKKAGHTVGMTGDGVNDILALKEADCSIAMAEGSDAAKGVSDFVLLDSNFDSMVGVVMEGRRVVNNIQRVASLYLTKTVYSAVLAVIFIFLRTAYPFEPIQLSPINALTVGIPSFFLALRPNYSQIKGGFLKNVLKPAFSAGLTVVIYILTILVVGKMLNLSFSTTSTLSVLLTGAVCFTALIHISRPLDRKIMAMIASLIALFLIIFIFFGSVFSLVSLFNIQLLLFAVPLLATVVPLYHLMRRIVTRIADGKPEAI